In Risungbinella massiliensis, a single window of DNA contains:
- a CDS encoding thioesterase family protein: protein MKPGLLPGMKQEITITVEESMRPAFDEVVIHDVMSTVSMIYQMERVGRKMLVPYLEPHEEGAGYALDVCHTGIAVIGQEVTITAICTEVSDRRLVCDVVARTVDNVVGEGTFTQAIFPKEKLTRKIAKFGMR from the coding sequence ATGAAGCCTGGACTATTACCTGGAATGAAGCAGGAGATTACCATCACAGTAGAGGAAAGTATGCGCCCAGCTTTTGATGAAGTGGTAATACATGATGTAATGTCTACTGTCTCCATGATTTATCAGATGGAACGAGTAGGTAGGAAGATGCTTGTCCCATATCTAGAACCGCATGAAGAAGGAGCAGGTTATGCCCTCGATGTTTGCCATACTGGCATAGCCGTGATCGGACAAGAGGTGACGATCACGGCTATTTGCACAGAGGTAAGTGATCGACGATTGGTTTGTGATGTCGTGGCTCGTACAGTAGATAATGTAGTGGGAGAGGGCACTTTTACACAGGCAATTTTTCCAAAAGAGAAGTTGACGAGGAAAATTGCTAAGTTTGGAATGAGATAA